A genome region from Thermococcus alcaliphilus includes the following:
- a CDS encoding class I SAM-dependent methyltransferase: MSLEELYRYLHWRMDPEDERAVLRFWRIVEVFEKLKNKGLLPDKPRVLDICAGTGIAGVAMAKAADAKALTVLDAREEDLKKVGKWIEIADLDLKPDIIVGDARNVAELADEHDIALLWGLTMPHFDAFDTVKLFAGVASILSDDGMFLLEESDRVYGIFYRVGYKDMLVETRTDEYTLISVHEGYDPIRGVFKRTYYKLPGFEKVTEQEHRLWDLASQLSLGSVFFREYEAITPAEHGVSGVSTVLYFRKPRKRIAREILEG; encoded by the coding sequence ATGAGCCTTGAAGAACTTTATCGCTACCTCCACTGGCGAATGGATCCAGAAGATGAAAGGGCGGTATTAAGGTTTTGGCGAATCGTGGAGGTGTTTGAAAAGCTCAAAAACAAAGGACTGCTGCCCGATAAGCCAAGGGTTCTAGATATTTGTGCGGGAACAGGCATAGCTGGAGTTGCCATGGCAAAGGCAGCAGATGCAAAAGCCCTTACCGTTCTTGATGCGAGAGAGGAAGACCTAAAGAAAGTTGGGAAGTGGATTGAAATAGCGGATTTAGACTTAAAGCCAGACATAATTGTCGGAGACGCAAGGAATGTGGCAGAACTTGCCGATGAGCATGACATAGCCCTTCTCTGGGGCTTGACAATGCCTCATTTTGACGCCTTTGACACCGTAAAGCTCTTTGCCGGCGTTGCTTCAATCCTGAGCGATGATGGAATGTTTCTCCTTGAAGAATCTGACAGAGTTTATGGGATATTCTACCGAGTGGGATACAAGGATATGCTCGTTGAGACCAGAACAGATGAATACACCCTCATCTCGGTTCACGAAGGTTATGACCCAATTAGAGGAGTTTTTAAGAGAACTTACTATAAGCTCCCAGGGTTTGAGAAAGTCACAGAGCAGGAACACAGGCTTTGGGACTTGGCTTCTCAGCTCTCACTTGGGAGTGTATTCTTTAGGGAGTACGAAGCTATAACTCCAGCTGAACATGGAGTAAGTGGAGTTTCTACAGTTTTATATTTCAGGAAGCCGAGAAAAAGAATAGCAAGGGAAATTCTGGAGGGGTAG
- a CDS encoding Era-like GTP-binding protein produces the protein MIKVAIIGAENVGKSTLMNALLGRKISETQPIPGTTKGVIRRAFGMVKIPKTMKNPFGGADELVLIDTAGLYDPQHELRGKVLSEEKFKELLNEIVSADIVIHMIDAQYGLHRGMEKLHHLLKFRYDKPIIVVVNKIDLVSREKAEELREIIKKRLEQEPILLSLVTYEGFNELLEKLAYYAQYARRS, from the coding sequence ATGATAAAGGTTGCGATTATCGGTGCTGAAAATGTAGGCAAATCCACACTTATGAATGCCCTCCTTGGGAGAAAAATCTCTGAAACGCAGCCTATCCCCGGCACCACAAAAGGAGTCATAAGAAGGGCTTTTGGGATGGTTAAGATTCCAAAAACAATGAAGAACCCTTTTGGAGGTGCTGACGAGCTGGTTTTAATTGATACAGCTGGACTGTATGACCCACAGCATGAACTTAGAGGGAAAGTTCTGAGCGAGGAGAAGTTCAAAGAGCTCCTGAACGAAATCGTCTCAGCGGACATAGTTATTCATATGATAGATGCCCAATATGGCCTTCACAGGGGAATGGAAAAGCTACATCATCTGCTAAAGTTCAGATACGATAAGCCGATAATAGTTGTTGTCAATAAGATAGACCTTGTGTCGAGAGAAAAGGCCGAGGAGCTTAGAGAAATCATCAAGAAGAGACTTGAGCAAGAGCCAATACTGCTATCACTGGTTACCTATGAAGGGTTTAACGAGCTTTTAGAAAAGCTGGCGTATTACGCTCAGTACGCCAGGAGGTCTTGA
- a CDS encoding secondary thiamine-phosphate synthase enzyme YjbQ, translated as MIFEIEISTKEEFELIDITPLVNEKIRESGIKEGIAVIFTRHTTTALFINENESGLLEDVREFLQSLVPKGKGYRHDRIDSNAHSHLRSILLSPSLAVPIKDGKLLLGTWQSVIFAELDGPRRRRVFVKLCKC; from the coding sequence GTGATCTTCGAGATTGAGATTTCAACAAAAGAGGAGTTTGAACTTATTGACATCACTCCCTTGGTAAACGAGAAGATAAGGGAGAGCGGGATAAAAGAAGGGATAGCCGTAATTTTTACTCGGCATACTACAACAGCCCTCTTCATAAACGAGAACGAAAGCGGCCTGCTTGAGGACGTTAGGGAATTTCTCCAAAGCCTTGTGCCTAAGGGAAAAGGCTACAGACACGACAGGATAGACAGCAACGCCCACTCCCATCTGAGGAGCATCCTTCTAAGCCCAAGCTTAGCAGTTCCTATAAAAGATGGGAAGCTCTTGCTTGGGACGTGGCAGAGTGTGATCTTTGCCGAGCTAGATGGACCAAGAAGAAGGAGAGTTTTTGTAAAGCTCTGCAAGTGTTAA
- a CDS encoding HD domain-containing protein, whose amino-acid sequence MLNLFAEAGRLKKLPRMGWLLRGVQSPESVAEHTFRVAFITLFLGDELRKRGMEINVEKALKIAILHDLAEARITDLPLEAQKYVDKKKAERKAMVDILGAERVEYFKLFQEYEEEKSPEGRLVKFADKLEMVLQAWEYEKAGSKGLEEFWEALDYLKKSEFYPYFKELVDKLERLR is encoded by the coding sequence ATGTTAAACCTTTTTGCAGAGGCTGGGAGGTTAAAAAAGCTCCCCAGAATGGGATGGTTGCTTAGAGGAGTTCAAAGCCCAGAAAGCGTCGCGGAACATACATTTAGGGTGGCTTTTATAACCCTATTCTTGGGAGACGAACTGAGAAAAAGAGGAATGGAAATAAACGTCGAGAAAGCGCTGAAGATAGCTATCCTCCACGATCTTGCTGAGGCAAGGATCACTGATTTGCCCCTTGAGGCGCAGAAGTATGTGGATAAGAAGAAAGCCGAGAGAAAGGCCATGGTGGACATTCTCGGCGCTGAGAGGGTAGAATATTTCAAGCTTTTTCAAGAGTATGAAGAAGAAAAAAGTCCAGAGGGAAGGCTTGTCAAGTTTGCCGACAAGCTTGAAATGGTTCTCCAAGCATGGGAATACGAAAAAGCAGGGTCAAAAGGCTTGGAAGAGTTTTGGGAAGCCTTGGATTATTTGAAGAAAAGTGAATTTTACCCATATTTTAAAGAGCTCGTTGATAAGCTGGAAAGGCTGAGGTGA
- a CDS encoding DUF257 family protein — protein sequence MLEILNKLKPGEIVLVEYSSKDDPSLFFIETMKWAELRNYQVLITDLLNRIELCLKRVSMKNFQCEALKKANFIEIGYHELPEVNMIGFLRADRELPALFKAYRELFEEVVSKQFTVILVTGIERWILMRNEGIPFVNALSTFLGDTRRIAFYFVNRDVLSGNNREVLSLLEDLATTIIEFKKDNKRKLVITKALNTDLEDYEMELYP from the coding sequence ATGCTCGAAATCCTGAATAAGTTAAAACCTGGAGAGATTGTGCTGGTGGAGTATTCATCAAAAGATGATCCTTCGCTGTTTTTTATTGAGACAATGAAATGGGCTGAGCTTCGAAATTATCAAGTGCTGATTACTGATCTACTTAATCGCATAGAGTTATGTCTGAAAAGAGTGAGTATGAAAAACTTTCAATGTGAAGCTCTCAAGAAAGCAAACTTTATCGAAATTGGTTATCATGAACTGCCAGAGGTAAATATGATCGGATTTTTAAGAGCGGACAGAGAACTGCCCGCGTTGTTTAAAGCGTATAGAGAACTCTTTGAGGAAGTTGTAAGCAAGCAATTTACCGTAATATTAGTAACAGGGATAGAAAGATGGATTCTTATGAGAAACGAAGGGATTCCGTTTGTTAACGCTCTCTCAACGTTTTTAGGAGACACCCGCAGGATAGCTTTCTATTTCGTAAACAGAGATGTCCTAAGCGGAAATAATAGAGAAGTTCTCTCACTGCTGGAAGACCTCGCAACAACGATCATAGAATTCAAAAAAGACAATAAGAGAAAGCTCGTGATTACTAAAGCATTGAACACGGACTTAGAGGACTATGAGATGGAGCTGTATCCTTGA
- a CDS encoding ArsR family transcriptional regulator has translation MPEDQDIEKLSEEVKTLRKALNELMASFELVSRLAENYLRLINIYAQYGGLGIDVVVPEIRHDPIAREIVRILFDLRSANISQITQELKRRRGKASRNTVREKIHHLIELNVVEEVDGEKGKAYALRKEVLNKWFDLIGIPIKFDQTE, from the coding sequence ATGCCAGAAGACCAAGATATCGAGAAGCTCTCAGAGGAAGTCAAAACCTTAAGAAAAGCCCTAAACGAATTGATGGCAAGCTTTGAATTAGTCTCAAGGCTGGCAGAAAATTATCTCCGTCTCATCAACATCTACGCGCAATATGGAGGATTAGGAATAGACGTAGTCGTGCCAGAGATAAGGCATGACCCCATAGCAAGGGAAATCGTGCGAATTCTCTTTGATTTGAGAAGCGCGAACATAAGCCAGATCACTCAGGAGCTAAAAAGAAGAAGGGGCAAAGCTTCGCGAAACACCGTTAGGGAAAAGATACATCACCTAATTGAGCTTAACGTTGTTGAAGAAGTTGATGGTGAGAAGGGAAAAGCCTATGCACTCAGAAAAGAGGTGCTCAATAAGTGGTTTGATTTGATCGGAATCCCAATTAAGTTTGACCAAACAGAATAA